Proteins encoded in a region of the Streptomyces sp. NBC_00310 genome:
- a CDS encoding M20/M25/M40 family metallo-hydrolase produces the protein MSRPTHALRRALTRFGPAAAATAAAAVAATALTAPRPRAQDAPDRDFSAARALRHLREVASEPHPTGSPAADRVRAHLLAELKELGLETEVQDAVAGHAVGRTPYGPEYLAAGRVRNVIGRLPGSVPGRSVLLMTHYDSVPQGPGASDAGVPVAALLEAVRALRADGRTLLNDLLVVFTDGEEAGLLGGRAFFDQHPLAATVGVVLNFEARGTRGPVLMFEAGPGNGPVLEHLAHTGVPVFASSLFDAVYRRMTNATDFSVAKQHGLPGLNFAHIGGFSRYHGPLDDLDHVDHRALQHHGDLALALARRLGDADLAELTGGDAVFFPVKRGTLARLPAAAVPALTATAGLVWAGGLRSALRRGTLDGRRLAGDGALLAAKALAGAAAGTAFTAALGRAAPEFRRHGDFHGSGDVYAAVLGLASAAALAQRGDRSRAASRAAAATLPLTAASAALAGALPGGSYLTLWPWLGAGTGLWLLTADDTGRAADLRHAAGATAAAVPAAALLLPLTRLLFDGLTPRLAGTGVVAVQLAGELAAPALAGLDPRVRRTAVAGGLLLAAGVAARRLARRGKGTPPPETLSHLHLPERGEALWLSSDATPTPRARAALGDTPEHGPLPELFPGWNYSFHHAPAPTVDLPAPRADIEGEAPGEAGCRSVRLLLRSPRGARQLSLAALDTGVRRWRVEDGPWSEPTARTPSPHAPAGPQDGGWELWLHGVPDSGIRVELELPSAPVRLRLLDRVDGLPREPAGLPAGGTGPGEHHPAAALHVDTWGNASLVAATVRIPARTHPQ, from the coding sequence CCCGGTTCGGCCCGGCCGCGGCCGCCACCGCCGCCGCCGCGGTGGCCGCCACCGCCCTCACCGCGCCGCGCCCCCGCGCCCAGGACGCCCCCGACCGCGACTTCTCCGCCGCCCGCGCCCTGCGCCACCTGCGCGAAGTGGCGTCGGAACCGCACCCGACGGGCTCCCCGGCCGCCGACCGGGTACGCGCCCACCTCCTGGCCGAACTCAAGGAACTGGGCCTGGAGACCGAGGTCCAGGACGCCGTCGCCGGCCACGCCGTCGGCCGTACCCCCTACGGCCCCGAGTACCTGGCCGCGGGCCGCGTACGCAACGTCATCGGCCGCCTGCCCGGCTCCGTGCCCGGCAGGTCCGTCCTGCTCATGACGCACTACGACTCCGTGCCGCAGGGCCCCGGCGCCAGCGACGCGGGCGTGCCGGTCGCCGCCCTCCTGGAGGCGGTGCGCGCACTGCGCGCCGACGGCCGCACCCTCCTCAACGACCTGCTCGTGGTCTTCACCGACGGCGAGGAGGCCGGACTCCTGGGCGGCCGGGCCTTCTTCGACCAGCACCCGCTCGCCGCCACCGTCGGCGTCGTCCTCAACTTCGAGGCGCGCGGCACCCGCGGCCCGGTGCTGATGTTCGAGGCCGGGCCGGGCAACGGCCCCGTCCTCGAACACCTCGCCCACACCGGCGTCCCCGTCTTCGCCAGCTCCCTGTTCGACGCCGTCTACCGGCGCATGACCAACGCCACCGACTTCTCCGTCGCCAAGCAGCACGGCCTGCCGGGCCTCAACTTCGCCCACATCGGCGGCTTCTCCCGCTACCACGGCCCCCTGGACGACCTCGACCACGTCGACCACCGGGCCCTGCAGCACCACGGCGACCTGGCCCTGGCACTGGCCCGCCGCCTCGGCGACGCCGACCTCGCCGAACTCACCGGCGGCGACGCGGTGTTCTTCCCCGTCAAACGCGGCACCCTGGCCCGCCTCCCGGCAGCCGCGGTGCCCGCGCTGACCGCCACCGCAGGACTTGTCTGGGCCGGCGGCCTGCGCAGCGCGCTGCGCCGCGGCACCCTCGACGGCCGCCGCCTCGCCGGTGACGGCGCCCTGCTCGCCGCCAAGGCCCTCGCGGGCGCCGCCGCCGGCACGGCGTTCACCGCGGCGCTCGGCAGGGCCGCCCCCGAGTTCCGCCGGCACGGCGACTTCCACGGCTCGGGCGATGTGTACGCGGCCGTCCTCGGCCTCGCCTCGGCCGCGGCCCTCGCCCAGCGCGGCGACCGCTCCCGCGCCGCTTCACGGGCCGCGGCCGCCACCCTGCCGCTGACGGCCGCGTCCGCCGCCCTGGCGGGCGCCCTTCCGGGCGGCAGCTATCTGACCCTGTGGCCCTGGCTCGGCGCCGGCACCGGCCTGTGGCTGCTGACCGCCGACGACACCGGCCGGGCCGCCGATCTGCGGCACGCCGCCGGCGCCACCGCGGCCGCCGTGCCCGCCGCCGCGCTGCTCCTGCCGCTGACCCGGCTGCTCTTCGACGGGCTCACCCCGCGCCTGGCCGGGACCGGTGTCGTCGCCGTCCAGCTCGCCGGGGAACTCGCGGCACCCGCCCTGGCCGGACTCGACCCCCGGGTGCGCCGCACCGCCGTCGCGGGCGGACTGCTGCTCGCCGCCGGCGTCGCCGCCCGGCGCCTGGCCCGCCGCGGCAAAGGCACCCCGCCGCCCGAGACCCTCAGCCATCTCCACCTCCCCGAGCGCGGCGAGGCACTGTGGCTCAGCAGCGACGCCACCCCCACCCCGCGCGCCCGGGCCGCCCTGGGGGACACCCCCGAACACGGCCCGCTGCCCGAGCTGTTCCCCGGCTGGAACTACTCCTTCCACCACGCCCCGGCCCCGACCGTCGACCTGCCCGCACCACGGGCGGACATCGAGGGCGAGGCTCCCGGCGAGGCGGGCTGCCGCAGCGTACGGCTGCTGCTGCGCTCCCCGCGGGGCGCCCGCCAGCTCTCGCTCGCGGCCCTGGACACCGGGGTACGGCGCTGGCGCGTCGAGGACGGCCCGTGGAGCGAACCCACCGCCCGCACCCCGTCACCCCACGCGCCGGCCGGCCCCCAGGACGGCGGCTGGGAGCTGTGGCTGCACGGCGTACCCGACTCGGGCATCCGGGTCGAACTCGAACTTCCGTCCGCTCCGGTGCGGTTGAGGCTGCTCGACCGGGTGGACGGACTGCCCCGGGAACCCGCCGGCCTGCCGGCGGGCGGCACCGGCCCCGGGGAGCACCACCCGGCAGCCGCCCTGCACGTCGACACCTGGGGCAACGCCTCACTGGTGGCGGCCACCGTGCGGATACCGGCCCGGACTCACCCGCAATGA